CTGTGCGCCCGTGCGTTGCGGTTCGGGTTGGGCGTTCAGCTCGAGGAGCTGATCCTGCGTCACGCGCTCGATCTGCCGCTGGACACGCTGCGACGTGAGCCGGACGCGTCCGGGGTGATGATGCTGCCCATCCCCCACGCGGGCGTGCTCCGGGCCGTCCAAGGCCAGGACGCTGCCCGTTCGGTCCCTGGCATCGTCGGCCTCGAGATCACCGTCCCGACCGGGCGTGCGGTGGCGCCGCTGCCGGAAGGCGACCGCTACCTGGGCTTCCTGTTCGCCCGTGGCCAGACTCCCGCGGACGTCGAGCGCTCGTTGCGCGAGGCGCACCGCCAGCTCGACGTGGTCATCGCCGCGCCGGCCGATCAACGCACCGCTTGACGGCGCCGCCGCGACGTGAGCCTGACCCCGGATCCCGCCAGGGATCACCCGCCACCGGGGCGGCCGGGCCCGGCCCGGCGCCGGGTGCTGCAGACCGCGCACGGCACCCGAGTCGAACCTTTCGGTGTGGTCGAGTGGGGGTTGCTCGCCGGGATCGCCGCGATCTGGGGCTCGTCGTTCCTGTTCATCGCCATCGGGCTCGAAGCGTTCGCCCCCGGGGTCGTGGCACTGGCTCGCCTCACCCTGGGGGTGGTCGCACTCGCGCTGGTCCCCCGTGCCAGGAGCAGCGTCCACCGCGACGACTGGCCGCGGGTCGCGGTGCTGGGGCTGGTGTGGATGGCCGCCCCGCTGCTGCTGTTCCCCATCGCCCAGCAGTGGGTCGACTCGTCGGTGGCCGGGATGATCAACGGGGCGGTGCCGCTGTGGAGCGCGCTGATCGCGACGCTGCTGCTGCGGTCCCTGCCCCGACCGACCCAGGTCGTCGGCCTCGCGCTGGGGTTCATCGGCGTGGTGGCGATCATGTGGCCCAACGCGTCGGGGGCGGACGCGTCACTGCTGGGCGTGGCGCTGCTGCTGGTCGCGGTGGCGCTGTACGGCCTGGCCACCAACCTCGCCGTCCCGCTGCAGCAACGCTACGGCAGCGCTCCCGTGCTGCTCCGCGCCCAGCTCGTGGCGCTGGTGGTGATCGCCCCGGTGGGTGCCGCGTCGGTGCCGACCTCGACCTGGGAGTGGACCAGCGCCGTGGCCATGCTTCCCCTGGGGGTGCTGGGCACGGGTCTGGCGTTCGTGGGGATGACCACCCTGGTGGGGCGGGTGGGTGCAGCACGCGGGTCGGTGGCGATCTACTTCATCCCCGTCGTCGCGATCGTGCTGGGCGTGACGGTGCGCGGCGAGGCGGTCCACCCGCTGGCGCTGGTCGGGACGGCGCTGGTCCTGGTCGGGGCGGGGCTGACCAGCCGTCGCGAACGCGAACGTCGTCGAACCGACGTCGGGTCGACGGTTGCGGTGGGCGCCGACGTCCCGACCGACGTCAACCACCCGTGAGGCGCTGGTAGAGGTCGGCCGTCCGCTCGGCGACCACGTCCCACGTGAAGCGGTCCAGCACCCGTCGGCGGCCTGCTCGACCCATGCGGGCGGCGCGGGAGGGGTCGGCCAGGAGCTCGTCGATGCGGGTGGCCAGGTCCCGGGCGAACCGCTCGGCGTCGGCTGGCTCCGACGTGGGGTCACCGGGCTCGAACGGGACCAGCAGGCCGGTGTCGCCCTCGACCACGATCTCGGGGATCCCGCCGGTTGCGGTCGCCACGACCGGGGCTCCACACGCCATCGCCTCGAGGTTGACCAGCCCGAACGGTTCGTACACCGATGGGCAGACGAACACCGTGGCGTGGGACAGCACCGCGACGACGTCGGCGCGGGGCAGCATCGCCTCCTCCCACACGACCCCGCCCCGCCCCGCACGGAGCCGTTCGACCCGAGCGCGGACCTCGGCCGCGATCTCAGGCGTGTCGGGCTCGCCGGCCAACAGCACCAGCTGCGCGGGGTGCACGAGGAGCTCGACAGCGCGGAGCAGGTGCGGCAGGCCCTTCTGGCGGGTGATGCGGCCGACGAACACCACCGACGGCTGGTCGGGGTCAATGCCCAGACGGCGTAGCACGTGGCGGTCGGGTGCGGGCCGGTACACGTCCGGGTCGACGCCGTTGTGGATCACCTGGACCCGGTCGGGAGCGATCTGCGGGTAACAGGCGACCACGTCGGCGCGCATGCCCTCGGACACCGCGATCACCGCGTCGGCATCCTCCAGCCCGGTGCGTTCGCAGAAGCTGGACAGCGCGTAGCCGCCGCCGAGCTGCTCGGCCTTCCACGGGCGCAACGGCTCGAGGCTGTGGACGGTCGCCACGTGCGGGACCTCGTAGAGCAGCTTGGCCAGGTGCCCGGCGAAGTTCGCGTACCAGGTGTGGGTGTGGACCAGGTCGGCGCCGGCCACGCCGGCGGCCATCACCAGATCCACCGACATGGTGCGCAGGGCGGCCAGGTGGCGTGCGTCGCCCTCCAACTCCTCCCACGGCTGGTACGCCGCGGCCACCAGCGGGTCGCTTCGGGGGGGCCCGAAGCAGTGCACCGCGACGTCGACGTGCTGGGCAAGTGCGGTGGCGAGGTGCTCGACGTGCACGCCGGCGCCGCCGTACACCTCCGGCGGGTACTCGCGGGTGACGATCGCGGCCTTCACGGGCAGACGGCGCCCGCCGCTGCAGGCACGCGCTGCCCCTTGCCGATCACCACGACGCCGCCGTCGGAGACGGTGAAGCGCTCGCGGTCGAGGTCCGGGTCCACCCCGATGCGGGCACCTTCTGCGATGACCACGTTCTTGTCGACGATGGCGTTGCGGACGACGGCGTTGCGGCCGACCACGACGTCCTGCATCAGCACGGACCCTTCCACCTGGGCGTGCGACTCCACCAACACCCCCGGGGACAGCACCGACCGCCGCACCGTCCCGCCCGAGACGATCACACCGCCGCTGACCATCGAGTTGAGCGCCTGTCCCCGGCGCCCGTCGTCGTCGAAGATGAACTTGGTGGGCGGGAGCGACCCCGGCCAGGTGTGGATCGGCCAGTCGCGGTTGTACAGGTTGAAGATCGGGTGCACCGAGACGAGGTCCATGTGTGCCGCGTAGTAGGCGTCGAGGGTCCCCACGTCCCGCCAGTAGCCGCGGTCACGCTCGGTGGCTCCCGGCACGTCGTTGCTGGCGAAG
This sequence is a window from Actinomycetota bacterium. Protein-coding genes within it:
- a CDS encoding DMT family transporter; the encoded protein is MSLTPDPARDHPPPGRPGPARRRVLQTAHGTRVEPFGVVEWGLLAGIAAIWGSSFLFIAIGLEAFAPGVVALARLTLGVVALALVPRARSSVHRDDWPRVAVLGLVWMAAPLLLFPIAQQWVDSSVAGMINGAVPLWSALIATLLLRSLPRPTQVVGLALGFIGVVAIMWPNASGADASLLGVALLLVAVALYGLATNLAVPLQQRYGSAPVLLRAQLVALVVIAPVGAASVPTSTWEWTSAVAMLPLGVLGTGLAFVGMTTLVGRVGAARGSVAIYFIPVVAIVLGVTVRGEAVHPLALVGTALVLVGAGLTSRRERERRRTDVGSTVAVGADVPTDVNHP
- the glgA gene encoding glycogen synthase, which translates into the protein MKAAIVTREYPPEVYGGAGVHVEHLATALAQHVDVAVHCFGPPRSDPLVAAAYQPWEELEGDARHLAALRTMSVDLVMAAGVAGADLVHTHTWYANFAGHLAKLLYEVPHVATVHSLEPLRPWKAEQLGGGYALSSFCERTGLEDADAVIAVSEGMRADVVACYPQIAPDRVQVIHNGVDPDVYRPAPDRHVLRRLGIDPDQPSVVFVGRITRQKGLPHLLRAVELLVHPAQLVLLAGEPDTPEIAAEVRARVERLRAGRGGVVWEEAMLPRADVVAVLSHATVFVCPSVYEPFGLVNLEAMACGAPVVATATGGIPEIVVEGDTGLLVPFEPGDPTSEPADAERFARDLATRIDELLADPSRAARMGRAGRRRVLDRFTWDVVAERTADLYQRLTGG